The region TCACTAGCTCCGAGTTCCAGCACTGGGCAGCAGTTTGAAAGTTGTCAAGGCATacaggaggaactgaattgtctggcatcagaaTGAGGGCTGGGGGGTGCGGCATCTTTCTCTCAGAGAGAAGTGcttggcagaagccattgtttctttgctgagccctcctcctGCAGGTGCAGGGGGTGCCATATCTGAGCCTCTGTCAACCTCACTAACACAGTGAGGTtgaccctgccctggtgattgcctgtgaccctgccccacccaacttgtgggcccacccaagctgtttccaggggCTTTCCCATAAatgtgtccttttttgtctcatGCTTCTGACTTTCCCAAAAATCTCTCAAATGAGCAACATCTGGCCTTGGCGTgccctatacctcttgctaagtggctccaggcccagcagcagTTGGTCTCGGTTCACAGTTTGGCCTCTCCTGGatgcctccaagcccagcacaagtagcagccacctgcaggttGCTCTGTAGTGCATTCGGAAtggctgggtggccccaggcagggtacaggtggcagctgaccttggcctgcacctcccaggagtcCCTAGAGCCAgtgcacctagtggacagcttcagactatGCCAAAGTACCTCCATGAGCAGCACACTTGAGGGGTGGACTTGGCGGGCACCAAAGTCCCACTGAAGGGAGTCCTGCTCCATGGAGTTGGCCCCTGAACAGCAGATCTTTCACATGGTCACACCTAATCCTCTAAGTCAATTGGCCTGGGGATAAATtcctcccactgatgtgccaacagcaatcaaggctcaactacaacagcaGGGTGCACACAATCCacatggggggggggcacaccTGGAGCACCTAGCTCAGATGACCAGTGAAGCAGTGCCACTGAGCCTACAGGACATCctctacataaggccactctaccaagaccagaTCTGGAAACACAGCACCTCTAACTAATACACTGAAACAAGCACAGCAGGGCAGCCAGATGAGACGAGACAGAAACGTGTCCCAAATGatagaaaactccagaaaaaaaactaaacaatggAGCTATGCAATCCACCAGATGCAAgcttaaaacactggttatcgggatgctcaatgaacttagtggaAGAGTAAATGAGTTTTGTGAGAGTTTCAGCAAAGAGGTAGGAAACATAAAATTGAGATATAGGacattaaaaagaaccagtcagaaagggagactacaataactgaaatgaagaatacattaaagggaatcaacagtagagtagatgaagcagaggatcaaataggcaagttgaaagataaaaaagcagaaaacacctaatTAGGACCacgaaaagaaaaaagaattaaaaaaaaaaagaatagtttatGGGTTtatggagcctctgggacaacttcaagtggaccaacatttgcatcatggggatgcccaaaaaagagagagcaagaaattgaaagcctatttgagccctggctggtatttatcagtggattgagtgtcagcctgtgaactaaaagctCACCAGTTTGATGcctagtcagggtatatgcctgtgttgtgggtcaggtccctagtttAGGGTgtctgatgtttccctctctttctccctcacttccccctctatgaaaaataaataaaaatctgccctggctggtgtggctcagtgcattgagtgctagcctgtcaaccaaagggttgctggttcaattcccagtcagggcacatgcctgggttgcaggccaggtccccagtggggtacatgtgagaggcaaccacacattgatgtttctctccctctccttcccttccctgatctctaaaaataaataaataaagtcttaaaaataaataaaaatctttaaaataacattgaagtcatattaaaaatttttttgaaaaaaataataatacctggtgaagaaaatagatatacaaggccaggaagcacaagggagtcccaaacaagatgaacccaaagaagcccacaccaagacatgtcataattgaaatgttaaaggtgagaatcttaaaagcagcaagagacaagcaGTTAGTTAgctacaagggaactcccataagattgtcagctgatttctcaacagaaactttgcaggccagaagtgattggcatgaaatatacaaagcaatgaaaagcaaggacctgcaaccaagagtactcttatccagcaaagctatcatttataatcaaaggacaaataaagaattttccagataagaaaaagctaaaggagttcaacaaCACTAAAtaagtattacaagaaatgttaaagggtttactttaagaaaaagaaaaaaagattttaaaaatgtaagcaaaaaggcaacaaaaatatctataaataattaaatgttccaatcaaaaggcataaggtggctgaatggataataaacaATATCCTTCCTTACATAAGAGACTTATTTCAGATGGAATGACCCAGACCTTTTTCATTCCAACTTCtcagaaagtaaagggatgggaaaagatacttcatgaaaataaaaacaataacacaagagataaaatagaactttaaaacaaaggttatatgacaagaaaaaaaaagggcccagcaattccatttctggatgGAACTTATTCAAAGAAACCTAAAGCACTAAATCAGAAAGACATTTGCAcccatattttcattttggcattatttacaatagttaagatatggaagcaacctaagtgtccatcaatagatgggtgaataaaaaacaaatggtgcatatatacaaCAGGACATGatttagtcataaaaaagaatcaaatcttGCCATtgaaacaacatggatagacctaaagagtattgtgctgagtgaaataaatcagacagaaaaagacaaatgccacatgattccacttatgggtggaatctaaaaaacaaaataaacaaggacagaaacacactcatagatacagagaacattttgacaactGCCCAGTGAGAGGAgggttggggaatgggtgaaaatggtaaaaggattaagtacaaattagtagtttcAAGAGCCACAGGAATGTAAGgcacaacatagggaatatagtcaataatattgtaatatctgtgtgtggtgccctggctggtgtggttcagtgggttgagtgctggcctgtgaaccgcaaggttgctggttagattcccagtcagggtacatgcctgggttgctggctgggtgcccagttgggggtgtgcaagaggcaaccagttgatgtgtctctcacacatcgatgttcttctccctctctttctctctcccttttcctctctctaaaaataaataaaaccttaaaaaaatacacataaaaaaccCTGTGGccttggatggtgtggctcaatggattgagtgccagcttgcaaatcaaggggtcaccggttcagtttccagtcagggcacatgcctgggttgccggcgaggtccccagttgggggcatatgagaggaaaccacacattgggAGTGtgccagaagcaaccacacattgatgtttctctccctctcactctccctcccttttctcctctctaaaaataataaatcttttttaaaagcagcaaaatgaACTTATCACACCTTATTATCAGCAGTACCATAtagctatttaaaacaaaaaacaaaaaactgtgtgTGATATTAGATGTACAATAGATTTATtgggggtgatcacttcataagttacataaatgtctaattactgggttatacacctgaaactaatataatactgtacattaactataattgaaaaataaaaatacaaataaataaaatctaatattaatttaaaaatattattctcagagagatgagggaggatattatattttggaaatgaaaaaaatagataaatatacaaAACTTTTTTTCCAAGAAGGGAGGCTACATTGAAACCTTCcagaaagtaaacaaaaatacgAATGAATTGGGGGTGATCAAAGGAATTTCAGCTTTATGtgtaatgttttaatattttgcaaGGAGAGTGCAGTCACACTATTTGTGTAATTAAAAACCTGAGCACACGTGGCAATCATTGTAAagcccctggcacacagtaggtccctGGCAGTTTCTCTTCCCTCCAGGAGCCTGGCGCTTGGCAGGCAGCTCCAGATCCTTCCTGACTGGCTCAGCCAGAGGTCACAAGTTTTGAGCAGCTGATTGGATGGTGATGGTGCTAACCCCTGGGTCTGTATTCCAAACAGCACTCCCAAGGGCATGCTTCATTTTTCCTAATTAGGAGGCCTTGATTTATAAGCTACGATGAAGGACACACAGGTCTCTGAAATTAATTACAACTTTGGTCTCGTTTGACTCATGTGGATGGAGGAAGTCCATGAATCTGTGGAAATGACCAAGCCCCCTTTCATCCCAACTTCTTAGCCAGTGTGTTAGAAGAggcaaaaataatgaatgaaaaactttATTAAAGTGCCTACACTGGAATCACCAGAGGTACTTGTTAGAAGTGTGCTTGGGCCCCCTCCCGCATCCTTTGAATAAGCTTTGGGAGTGGGCCCCGAGATTCAGCTAACAACCCCTGAAGAAGGTAAATGTAGAAGCCAGCTCTCGgttatacaattattttatttttctttagttcagCTCACCCTTGTTTGGGTTTCCATTCTACCTACTCAAAGAAAACATTCTCTTACTCATTTCCAGGTAAGCTCTGTCatcccacccttccccctgcTGTCTCCACCTTTGATCTAAATTTGGGAAGTTCCTTAACACCACAGCACAGgatgcaggggaggggctgctcaGTGACAGTCCTCTCTTGAGATAAATCCTCCCAGTTCCTGACTTCATGGATCACACATGCCCTCACTTctatgctgctgctgctccccctgcccaggaTCCAATAGCAATAGCAATGTTCCAGCTTTCCAAGCCACACATTTCAGGAAATTTATTTCACACTCTGTCCCTTCCATGTACTAGACTCTGCCATGGGTGGAAATGGGGATCATTCTTAAACCAGTATCTAACATCTTGACAAATCCTCAACTAGTTTCTCCACAGCTAGTGCAGGGAGGGTATTGGGGCAGGGTTGGGTGGGGGGTGCTCTGCCTGTTTGTACCTCCTTCCACCATTCCCTTAGACTCAGATACTGTGGCCTTTGAACTAAAAAGCATAGAATTAGCTACTTCTGTTCTCAGGTTAGATAGTAGAGTAGTCTTGGGGCCAAAACACAAGAGCTAGCATCCCATCACGGAAGCcgctctttcctttttttcacataGGCTGATCCATCAGACATTGTGTGTCCCTGCAGAAGGACTGGGGAAGTGGCTGCTCCTCAGAGGAGGAGGGAGTTTAGAGCATCTTATCTGAGATCTGCCGAGTCCCCACACCCAACACTTAGGCTCCCTGCTCACTCACCTCACCCAGACAGCTAGGAAATGACACCTCTGGTGACACAGCAGTCCCCAGGTTTCTGttgggagggagtggggtgctGCATAAGGAAGGTTCTCAAACCTGGAGGGCCTGGGAAgtctgggtgggagagggaagaagctGGTTCCTGTTTGTCTCAGAGACAAAGACCACCAGCATCCCCTCTCCCCATCTAAGGACACAGTGAGGACCCCCACTAGGGCTCCCCTAAGAGGCCTCCTTCCTCACCTGAGACTTGCCTCCACCCACACCACCAGATAGGCAGTTCATCTGGCCCTCCTTATCTTAGCTGATGTGCCAGGCCTGCTGGGAATGAGCTGGGTGGGCATGTACAGCTGGTGGGTCTGTTAATAGGACCTAAAGAGAGATCAGTCAGGGATGGAAGAAGCCATGGATAATTTTCTCCACCAAGTTCCAGATCAAGCCATTTAACAAATATACATTTTCTGCCTACACAGCTAATGTATTTTAAGCCCAGAAAGAGGGCTCGAACTATCCAAGGTCACATCTATGAGGCCAATATGCATGTAAAGTAGTAACCATGTAACCTGGGTACTACAGGCGCCCCCTTTGCCTATATTctaccaaaacaacaacaacaaaacaaaacaaacgcTGTCTCTTTTggcccaggccctgtgcccctTGAGGCCAGGGTAGCTAACCCAACTCTGGGCCAGAGCTAGGCTTTAGCCAGTCCGCAGCCACTATGTAAGTGAAGCAGCCCCACCACGAGGCTTCATACCTTCCTACCTGGGGTTCTAAGGTAGCCTTACCTCACTGGGGCCTAGCCTGCCAAGCACTCCTGGTCTGAATTCCAGTTGTGTGGAGAGGTAAGTTTCACACCGCAGTGACTTAGCTAGGATGTGGGGGAAGGGCCTGCCTCATGTCCTTTCCTTCATAGCCTCCTCCTACTCAGGGCCCATGGACCCCAGACTTCCTTTGGGACATCCACTTGCAGGTGGTTCCCAAATCCACCTCAGTACCAGGATCCCAGCTATTCTCATTGCCCTGGGACCTGTACTTACCCTTTCTGATTTCCCACCCCCAGCTCGTACCAAGGGCTGAAGACGAGTCACCAGGCATTGGGACCTAGCTAAAAGGTGAGACCTTGGGCTGTGTGGGGCTCCGACTGGTTTAGAGGCTTGAGAGAGGCTGTGTGGCCTCTGGTCTCAcaaggcaggcaggtggggggctTGCGGAAGCCGCAGCCCACTAGCAGCAGGAGGTGAGGGGAGCCGGCTGCGCCAAGACCGCGGCCCCGCAGGCACGCCCCCAGCCCcgctgcgccccgcccccgcggccgGGCTCCGGACCAGTCACCAaggcgccccacccccgcccgcagTGCCCGGATGTGGGTGACGTGCGGCCGCCATCTTCCCGTCCCCGGCAGCCAGCGCCAGTCGGAGCCAGCGCGAGCTGCCGCCGCTGCCGGTGCTGCCGACATCTCTGTTGCTGCGAAGTCCTGCGCCCGTTGCCCCCGCCATGTGAGTCAGCTGCCCTTGCCTTTCCCGCACTGGCCTGAGCCGACTGCCGCCTTGGGGCCCAGGCTCAGGGTTCGACTCGTGCGCCCCACGCCCGGAGGCCGGACCAGCGCCCGTGACTGCGCGCGGGCGGTGGCTGCGGGAAGGAGCAGACCCGGTGTCTGCCCTCTCGCCCCGCCCCTGTCATTTCGGGTCGACATCAGACCTTGTCTCTGAGGTCGTCTTCATTTAACAGgaggggaaaccgaggcctggatgggggagggggcctcaTTCAAGGTCACGCATCTTTTAGGCGGTGGGGCCGGACGGTATCCAGGGCTCCCATCGGGTGGCCTTCCTCccgggaaggaagaagggagggacagaTGGACGGACAGGCAGATGGGCGGAGCCCTGACTGCGGGGCCGAAGCATTCAGGCCCTGGGTCTTACTCCATTTCTGCCCCTCAGGTCGGCTACCGCTGCCACCGCCCCCCCTGCCGccccggctggggagggaggtccCCCTGGGCCCCCTCCAAACCTCACCAGTAACAGAAGACTGCAGCAGACACAGGCCCAGGTGGATGAGGTGAGTTGGAGAGGGGAGGGTGTGCCAAGGGCAGTGGGAAGGACCCTGTAGGTTGGCAAACTAGTTGGGGGATCCACTTGGGCTAGGGGTAACGACAGTTCACGTTTATAAGTTTTGAAACAAGGATTCCATGTCCCATTCCTGTCAGCGTGCACTCGGAAGGTCCCTGGAGTGTTAGCCTTTCTAGCCTGGGTGTTTCAGTCTAGGCAGATGTGCTGTGGTGACGGGCAGGCTGCTTGCAACTCGATAGAGGGTGCTGCTTTGACATCTGAGATGTCTGGTTATCAGCATGCTCCCCATATGTGCTTCTTGCATGTGCTCAGGTGTGGACATGTTCTATGTGTGTTCTTGGCATGTTAGTCTGGCAGCATCAGGGTACATGTTATATGTGGGCACATGGTGGTCTGGGAGTGCCCTCATTGAGGTGGGCCTTGGCACACCCCCTGCCTTGTGGTCTTCTCCTCCAGGTGGTGGACATCATGAGGGTGAATGTGGACAAGGTTCTGGAGCGGGACCAGAAGCTGTCGGAGCTGGATGACCGTGCGGATGCACTCCAGGCAGGAGCCTCCCAGTTTGAAACAAGTGCAGCCAAGCTCAAGCGCAAATACTGGTGGAAAAACCTCAAGGTAAGGGTGGAACCAGTTAGAAGGACTGGTGGGTGAATGGGGGTTTCATGGTCCATCTCACTgactctcccctctctcctccagatGATGATCATCTTGGGAGTGATTTGCgccatcatcctcatcatcatcattggTGAGTATGGTAGGAGTGGGTAGGGCCCTTTTCTTTGGAGAGGTTTCCCCTATGAGTTCTGGGTTTTGAAGGTCATTAATGTAGTTTCTACTATTCAGCAAAAAGCATATAAAGCTGCCAGTGGCAGTTCTGATTCATCTAGAGCCCAAAAAGTTTGATGTTGTTTAGCCTACACTTTGTTTGGTTGTGGGCAATTCTAAGATTTTTGGAAACAGGAAAGCTGGTGGATCCCCACTGCTCCCTTGGGGACTGGTTGTGCCTAAGACCCCAGTCTGGGAACCCTGGAATTGGGGAGTGAAGAGCAGGAAAGGCCCAGGGGAATTGAGACATGACTAGGAAGCCATTGTTTAAGCGCTCCTGGTTTCAGAGGCCATGGCATGGGGGTCTCTAGCCCCAAGGCTATGTCATGGGGTTGAAGAGACCTTAGAACCTACCTGTCCAGCCCCCCTTGCTTTACATGTGGATaatctgaggcccagaggggaagggatatcAGCCAGCTgggaagggtggagggtggaagcagggccaggcctgacacactgctttctctccttcactctttctctcctctccttccttttctttccctctatttagTTTACTTCAGCTCTTAAACCCCTGAGGAGCCTGCCCAGAGAAGGGCCTCTCATCCCCATCCATCCCCAGCCGTTCCCCCACCTCTCAGCCATATCTTCCAGCCCCCCACccgtgtgtgtgtccgtgtgtgtgcCCCCCTGTAAATAGCCAGCtgttatttatacatatataatattatatatatttggtctGTTTGTAGTTTTATTACTAGAAGATTTTTCTGGTTGTCCTTTAACACCCCTTCCTGAGGTTCCCAtcacctttctctttccttccttccttttccctgttttcctgACCAGCCCCAAGTCCCTTCATTTGCATCTGCTATGCAATagtccctcttcctctcctttccttggaTTTAGCTgatccttcctcccaccctggccTGTTACCCCATACCTCCACccttccaaaaaaacaaaaacaaaagcaattgtCCAGACCTCCCTAGGTGCATCTTCTTTGCATTATTTGGGAGGCTCTGAGACTGGCCCCACTTGGTCCTAAGAATCCCAAGGTCTGGGAGCTTCCAGCATGTTAATTAACATTCATTTGCATACTGACATCCCttttggtttccttcttttttgttcatcactgtactgttcattctttcaacctgtggttggttggttggttggttttttttccaCTGAGGAATTAGTCCTCATTGGTCACTGTATCACAGTTTTATTTGCATGACATTACTTGTAGGTGGTGGGGAGCCTGGGCTTTTGGGGAGCCAGGCTGTTCTGGCCCCCAGAATCATCTCCTAACCCCTGTAGTCCAGTTTGCCTCCCCTAACCCCATTTTCCAAACCttgtcccctcctctccctccccggAGCTGGTGTGTAAGTGTCTTGGAGTTCAGTGTGTTATGATGGACCAATAAATCTGCCACATGGAGTTTCTCCCCACATTCCTGATCCCCAGTTTTCATGTGGGGCGCTCAACTGACATTCCCATggggtctccttccctcccatctgtctgatctcccccctcctcctcccaccaggaGAGTTGGGGGTTGGCCACAATCTGATCTCTTTTGGGAGAGGTGGCTGCCAGTGTCTGAGGGGTCATCACTGCCTTGGAGAGgagtggagcagggcagagaatCTTCCCAGTTCCTGCCTGAAGTCTCCTCTGGCCCCATCCCTCCTGGGGGTTGGACTGAAAACCCTCCTCCCCAGTTTGGAGGGTGTTGCCTCCTTCACTGCCCAGCTCCTCTGACTGCCCCCACCCCGAATTCAGGGCGGGGGTACTAGTCACTGCCAATGTGTGTGTGGGACTTTTTGGAAGATGGGGGTTCTTGCCCTTTTCCAGGGTGGCTGAGCCCAGAGAGACCTGTCTTCTCCTTAGGTGAAGTGATAGAGGAACGGtctaatgtctttttaaatggcACAATTTTGGGGGGGTCTGAGGGTACAGTCCCTTAAACTGTCACTCGAGGGGACCCCCCCAACTCTTTCCCCCACACTCAAGGTTTCTGTGtgaagggggagcagggagatCTAAGCTGTGGTGTGAAAGGGTAGGGAgagatgctgggggtgggggtgctgtgctCTAGATCCCCCATAATATCCCAGtgtcctctgcacccccattccCTCACCCCATGCCCCCAATTCTGTGGCGCATCCAGATTGTGAAAATGTACAATAAATGTGTAATGAGTAACTAAGTGGTGTCTGTTCTGAGATCTTTTCTTAACTAGTGGGAAAGGTATTGGATCTGCAGGTTTAACCAGAGGGTTGAGAAGATAACATTGGGAAGAAACTGAGCTTTCCTGGAGGGCTGACCTTGGACAGGACAAAGTGTGATTCCCAAAGTGGCCATGGCGGGGCACCAAGCAGCTTCAAGCGTGTTAATGGGAAGTGTTGATTCCTGTGTCACACCCTGGTGAACCCTGAGGTCTAGGTTTCCCAGCTTTCCCTCCTCCATTGCCTGAGGGTATGCTCTTGCTGTTTGTTGGGTCCCTTTTACCCCTTAATTTAACGCCCAGACACTGCAGTCACTTCTGTATCCATTTACACCTCTATCTAAAGTAAATGGCCAACTTCGGTAAAGCATCTCTTCCCCTTAGTGCTTAGCACAGTCCAGCATCCAGAAGGGGTTAATAAATACTAAACAAATTGGCCCTTACCCCTGCACTCTGTTATCAGACTCTGGACACTAGTTCAGGATGCCCCTAATATGGCACCCTAGTATTGTCCCCAGGTGCCTTAATGAGTGTAGCCTAGATAGGGTTTCCCAAACTTATCAGTTCCTAAGAACTACCAGGAATTctttgaaaatagatttttaggCACCTTCCctgaagattctgattcagcagttTAAGGGGCTGAGATGATTTTTATAATTACAGTTACCAGTGTTCGCCATTTTTTAAGGGTTTATGACAAGTATTCCCATCAGTGCTCAGGACTTTTTCGTATTTACTGAATACTTACAAGGTTTAGGGTTTCCACAGGTATTAGGACCTGCTTGCTTTATAGTGCTagggacctgggttcaaatcttggccCCATTATTGAGGAGTATGTTGATCTGGACAGATTATGTAACCTttctgataagaacagatacgaCACTTGATTTTAGCCAGAAGGTGGAGAAGCGATATGTAACCTTTCTGGATCTCAGTCTCATTTGTGAGGCAGTGGGTACTAAGGAAGCCGGCCTCCTCTGGGTTTGTGAGAAGCGCCTGAGTCCATAGAAAATCTAGGGGCCTGCTGTCATCATCTTTACTCCCATGGTGGCATTGAGATCTGAAGACAGAGCTCTTCACCCTATTCTTTGCACCTTCCAGCTTCTGGGAGCCTCAGGGACTCAGGGCAGGAGTCTCAGCTCTGGGGAAGGCGGTGGCAGGGTGCAGTAGCTGCGGCTTTCAAGCTGACACTGCTTCCTCCCAGGGTCTCTGCACAAGGCGCCTGTATCAGAGCCACTGCCGCACGCTTCAGCCATATCAGCGCATGCGCACAGGTCACACTTATTGCGCCTGCGCAGACTCTACAGCCTTCAGTGCAGTGTCGTCAAGGAAAATCCCCAGCTTCTAGGTAAACAAGTTGCCGCGTGAGACCGCCTGCACGTGTCTGCTACAGCTCCGAGACCTCTCAGCCTATGAGAGAGTTTGGAGGGCTGGACCAGCATTCGCGTCACGTCCCTAGGCAAGTGGGGGGACATTGCCACAGCCAATATGAACTTCGGAAGTGGATGGGGGAGCGGCTTTCTGTCAATCAACGTGCACTGTGGGCGGCCCGCCCGCACGTGGATCTGTCACTGAGGATTGGCAAAGTGACTAATGAGATGATGACGGGCCGCAGGCTGCACCAATGGTGGCTATGCGGAGGTCTGGCGAAGGCACGCGGCGCAGGGCATGGATCCGCACCCTTAGGCCAATAAGCTTGAGGGGCGTGGCATCCCAGCTGGTGGGCGGGCCTGCAGGAGCAAGTCCCAGTCGCTGTGGCCCTAGTTGGAAGAAGTTGGACACCTGCGTGCTTGACAAGCGGTGAGTGCTCAGAGGTAGGGGGAGATGAGCGGTGGTGAGTTTTTCTGGAGTGGTGTGTTCTGTCAATTGGGGTGTTAATGGagtgtgcgggggtgggggttggagggcGTGGGGATCCTGGGAATGCATGATTGCCGCGGTGGGAGCCCTGATCCTTCTGGGGAATAGAGACCAAGACTCAGCACTGgcgggacaggggtgggggctaGGGGGTGTCCCCGAGATCCGATCCTTCACTGCCCTAGGGCACCTGCACCATTGACTGCCAGGGAAGTGGGCATCAGAAGGCCTCAGCGACCTGAGGGAGCTGAGAACGTTCCAGTGCATGGCTGCTGTCTGGGTATGTGCCTTAAGCACTTAAAAGAGGCAGGGGTTCTGAGGCTGCAGGGATGCCCTGGTAGGGCAGGAAGGAGGATTCAAAAGGTTTGACATTTTGATGATTTGTGTGACCCTGAGCCAGTCATACCACAGCTCTGGGTGTCTTATGTGTAAAGGGGAGCCATCCTTGGGAGTAAAGGTGAGGTAGCAACTGTTGGATCCTGAAAGGGAGGATGGTGTTGTACAGACTGGCTGTGCACATGTCTTCCTGAGCCCCTGAAGGTGAGGAGGAACTAACAGGGTACTCGGGTAACTGTACAAACAACTAGGCCTGTAGGAAAGGTGGAAGAGTGATGAAGTTGGGGATCCTAGGACATCACTGGGGCTGGTAGCTGCTAGGATGATCTCAAGGACTTTGTGAGCATGTGAAAACTGGGCTGTGATGACTGGAAATGTGTAGGGAGTGCACACTGAATGTCCTAAATGAGAGGAGGGGTTGGATGGAGTCTGTGTTCCAGACACCAAACTCAATTGCCTGGACATTTGAGAGGTTTAGGTTCCCCAGTGCTACGTAACCCTTCACAAGTTCCAGCACGACAAGCCATTATCAGAGGTCACGTGTGAACTCTGGGCTCTATTTGTTAAGAGCCTGAGAACATATTATGAGGCAATTTAGTCAACTTCAGTAACTCGTGAGCCTTAGTAAGTCCTTGTGGAATGGGGAGAGTAATACCCGT is a window of Phyllostomus discolor isolate MPI-MPIP mPhyDis1 chromosome 8, mPhyDis1.pri.v3, whole genome shotgun sequence DNA encoding:
- the VAMP2 gene encoding vesicle-associated membrane protein 2 isoform X2 produces the protein MSATAATAPPAAPAGEGGPPGPPPNLTSNRRLQQTQAQVDEVVDIMRVNVDKVLERDQKLSELDDRADALQAGASQFETSAAKLKRKYWWKNLKMMIILGVICAIILIIIIVYFSS
- the VAMP2 gene encoding vesicle-associated membrane protein 2 isoform X1 is translated as MSATAATAPPAAPAGEGGPPGPPPNLTSNRRLQQTQAQVDEVVDIMRVNVDKVLERDQKLSELDDRADALQAGASQFETSAAKLKRKYWWKNLKMMIILGVICAIILIIIIGELGVGHNLISFGRGGCQCLRGHHCLGEEWSRAENLPSSCLKSPLAPSLLGVGLKTLLPSLEGVASFTAQLL